A stretch of the Rhizomicrobium sp. genome encodes the following:
- a CDS encoding peptidylprolyl isomerase, with translation MRVLHFLFATVFALVAGGAAVAADAPAPVQGPKVLIQTSMGDITLQLDPEHAPLTVANFLRYAKEGHFDGTVVYRVVPGFVIQAGSWTADLQTRPTHAPIPLEAGLGNLRGTVAMARAEPDSATAEFFINLADNTALDRQAGDTANATGYAVFGQVVGGMEVVDKIATVPLGDHGPMPGAAPVDPITITKVTVLPDAAP, from the coding sequence ATGCGCGTCCTGCATTTCCTGTTCGCCACGGTCTTCGCGCTTGTCGCCGGTGGTGCCGCCGTCGCAGCCGATGCGCCAGCCCCCGTCCAAGGTCCCAAAGTCCTGATCCAGACGTCGATGGGCGACATCACATTACAGCTCGATCCGGAACATGCGCCGCTGACCGTCGCCAACTTCCTGCGCTACGCGAAGGAAGGCCATTTCGACGGCACGGTGGTCTATCGCGTGGTGCCGGGCTTCGTGATCCAGGCCGGCAGCTGGACCGCCGATCTGCAGACGCGTCCGACGCATGCGCCGATCCCGCTCGAGGCCGGCCTCGGCAATCTGCGCGGCACGGTGGCGATGGCGCGAGCCGAACCCGACAGCGCCACGGCGGAGTTCTTCATCAATCTCGCGGACAACACCGCGCTCGACCGGCAAGCCGGCGACACCGCCAACGCCACCGGCTATGCCGTGTTCGGCCAGGTGGTGGGCGGCATGGAGGTGGTGGACAAGATCGCCACCGTGCCGCTGGGCGATCATGGTCCCATGCCCGGCGCCGCGCCGGTCGATCCGATCACCATCACCAAGGTCACGGTGCTGCCGGACGCCGCCCCGTGA